In Campylobacter suis, the DNA window CAGTGGTTTGCATTTGCAGTGTTTTGCCAAGGGTTATTTACATGAACCCAAGCCCACTTCATCTTTCCATCTTCTAAATCACGCATCATTTTTACATAGTGTGAGCCTGGCTTTGGATTTAGGGTGCCTTCTGGGAGCTTCCAAATTTTTTCACTTACTTTTCTGTGCTCAGGATTTGCTACAACCATATCAGCTGGTAAACGATGAACAAAAGTTCCAACTTCACGAGCCGTTCCACACGCACTTGGTTGTCCTGTTAAAGAAAACGCGCCATCGCCTGGTTTGGCTTGTTTACCAAGAAGCATATGCGTCATATAAGCTTGCTCGTTTACCCAAGTTCCTCTTTGGTGCTGGTTAAAGCCCATAGTCCAAAAGCTTACAACTTTGCGGCCTTTTTCTATATATAAATTTGCTAACTCTTTTAGTTTTTTCTTAAATTCTTCAATATCCTCGTTTGGATCGCCTTTTGAAATTTTTGCAACAAAATCAAGAGTGTAAGGAGCTAGCGCTTTTTTGAAATCTTCAAATGTTATAATCCAGTGCTTATCAGGCTTTGCGGCATTTTTATTTTCTAATACATCGCCCTCTTTGTATCCAAGATAAGCTAATGTCTTGCCTTCTGCTTGACTCAAAGTCTTTTTAATCTCTTTTTCTAAGATATCTTTCTCGGCTGCGTATTTTGGGTGGTTTGGATTATTTCTTAAGCCATAACCTATATCAACTGGACCTGTCACAAACTCACAATAGTTTTTCACATAATCCCAGTCAATAGCCTCAGGATGGTTATAAACTATCTCATGTGCGATATAGTTCCAAATAGCAACATCACTTGAAGGAGCAAAGATGATCTCAGTATCTGCTATATTTGAAGTACGAGTTGAGTATGTGCTTAAATTTACTATCTTTACACGCTCAGCGTTATTTAATTTTCTATCACTCACACGAGACCAAAGCACTGGGTGCATCTCAGCCATATTGGCTCCCCAAGCGATGATAGTATCAGTTAGCTCGATATCATCAAAACAGCCAGCTGGCTCATCTATACCAAATGTCTGCATAAAGCCAACAACAGCTGAAGCCATACAGTGGCGTGCATTTGGATCTATGGCATTGCTTCTAACGCCAGCTTTTAAAAATTTAGCCGCCGCATAGCCTTCCATAATGGTATACTGACCAGAGCCAAATACGCCAGCTGAGTGAACGCCATTTTCTTTGATAGTCTGCTTATATTTTTCAGTCATTACATCAAAGGCTTTTTCCCAAGACACAGGCTTAAATTTACCTTTTTTATCAAATTCGCCCTTTTCATTTACGCGCAAAAGTGGCTGAGTTATACGGTCAGAACCATACATTATTTTAGCGTTAAAATAGCCCTTGATGCAGTTTAAACCACGATTTACTGGAGCTTCTGGGTCGCCTTTTACAGCAACTATCTTACCCTCTTTTGTAGCGATCATTACGCCACAGCCCGTTCCGCAGAAACGACAGGCAGCCTTATCCCAA includes these proteins:
- the napA gene encoding nitrate reductase catalytic subunit NapA; translation: MDRRDFIKSAAATAACASAGIAVPSSLSAAEAEKGWRWDKAACRFCGTGCGVMIATKEGKIVAVKGDPEAPVNRGLNCIKGYFNAKIMYGSDRITQPLLRVNEKGEFDKKGKFKPVSWEKAFDVMTEKYKQTIKENGVHSAGVFGSGQYTIMEGYAAAKFLKAGVRSNAIDPNARHCMASAVVGFMQTFGIDEPAGCFDDIELTDTIIAWGANMAEMHPVLWSRVSDRKLNNAERVKIVNLSTYSTRTSNIADTEIIFAPSSDVAIWNYIAHEIVYNHPEAIDWDYVKNYCEFVTGPVDIGYGLRNNPNHPKYAAEKDILEKEIKKTLSQAEGKTLAYLGYKEGDVLENKNAAKPDKHWIITFEDFKKALAPYTLDFVAKISKGDPNEDIEEFKKKLKELANLYIEKGRKVVSFWTMGFNQHQRGTWVNEQAYMTHMLLGKQAKPGDGAFSLTGQPSACGTAREVGTFVHRLPADMVVANPEHRKVSEKIWKLPEGTLNPKPGSHYVKMMRDLEDGKMKWAWVHVNNPWQNTANANHWIKAAREMDNFIVVSDPYPGISAKVADLILPSAMIYEKWGAYGNAERRSQQWRQQVLPVGEAMSDTWQILEFSKRFTLKEVWGETKVDDKLTLPSVLEQAKAMGYDENATLFDVLFANEEAKTYKAQDPIMEDFDNTEVFGDSRKVVGSDGKVFEGYGFFVQKYLWEDYRKFGVGHGHDLADFDTYHKVRGLRWPVLDGKETQWRFNAKYDPYAKKYANGKAFAYYGNAKAKLPKGDLKGVTSGEEKFSLAHKAKIFFRPYMDPCEMPDDTYPYWLCTGRVLEHWHTGTMTMRVPELYRAVPEALCYMHEGDATKLGVAQNDIVWVESRRGKVKARVDLRGRNKTPQGLVYVPFFDENVFINKVCLDSTCPISKETDYKKCAVKIYKA